The following proteins are encoded in a genomic region of Streptococcus sp. 29892:
- the thiT gene encoding energy-coupled thiamine transporter ThiT: protein MFPSKMRVLAEVAIFSAIALVFDKFPLFTMPQGGSVSLVMLPILFLSLRHGWSIGILTGGIVGTVQLFYGGYFLNVFQVFLDYALSYAGIGLAGFLAPFLTKQKELKQATLVISLASLLGGSIRLLATFLSGIIFYADYAPAGTPVWLYSFTYNISYILPSTIIACALLILLYKARPSFYRM, encoded by the coding sequence ATGTTTCCATCCAAAATGCGTGTGTTAGCTGAAGTAGCTATTTTCTCTGCCATTGCCCTGGTCTTTGACAAATTCCCTCTCTTTACCATGCCACAAGGTGGCTCTGTTTCTCTCGTTATGCTACCTATTCTTTTTCTTTCCCTACGTCATGGATGGAGTATCGGCATTCTTACAGGTGGGATTGTAGGCACTGTTCAACTCTTCTATGGCGGTTATTTTCTGAATGTCTTCCAAGTCTTCCTTGACTATGCCCTCTCCTATGCAGGAATTGGATTAGCAGGATTCTTGGCTCCCTTCCTCACCAAACAAAAAGAGCTAAAACAAGCCACTCTTGTCATTAGTCTGGCGAGTCTTCTAGGAGGCAGCATTCGACTGCTTGCCACCTTCCTCTCTGGAATTATCTTCTATGCTGACTATGCCCCTGCTGGTACACCTGTCTGGCTCTATTCTTTTACTTACAATATCAGCTATATTCTTCCTTCGACCATCATTGCTTGTGCCCTACTCATTTTACTCTATAAAGCTAGACCAAGTTTTTATCGTATGTAA
- a CDS encoding glycoside hydrolase family 25 protein translates to MRKKINPMVVIGFFLSFFILISITGVLGNTANKKETVTAQSSTTASSSSKKSGTKPSYHITNALEMKPIIDVSAWQRPSEIDYDTLSQNISGAIVRIQSGSHTKSENTATDKNGLDKSFATHIKEFQARNIPVAVYAYVTGNSIENMKEEARSFYKAANQYNPTFYWLDVEEYTMNDMNAGVEAFRKELETLGAKNIGIYIGTYFMEDHSINVDKFDAIWIPTYGDDSGYYNAAPNTDLDYDLHQYTSRGYVNGFAHHLDLNLITTLKDPNEVYQKLFTTP, encoded by the coding sequence ATGAGAAAGAAAATAAATCCAATGGTTGTTATTGGTTTTTTCCTATCTTTTTTTATTCTAATTTCCATAACTGGTGTTCTGGGAAATACTGCCAATAAGAAAGAAACCGTAACAGCCCAATCAAGTACAACTGCTAGCTCCAGCTCGAAAAAATCAGGAACAAAGCCTAGCTATCATATCACCAATGCCCTTGAAATGAAACCAATCATTGACGTTTCAGCCTGGCAAAGACCATCCGAGATTGATTACGACACACTAAGCCAGAATATTTCTGGTGCCATCGTCCGTATTCAGAGTGGTTCACATACCAAGAGTGAAAATACAGCCACTGACAAGAATGGACTAGATAAGTCTTTTGCAACCCATATCAAAGAGTTTCAAGCTCGCAATATCCCAGTTGCAGTCTATGCCTATGTAACAGGTAACAGCATTGAAAATATGAAGGAAGAGGCTCGTAGTTTCTATAAGGCTGCCAACCAATACAACCCTACTTTTTATTGGTTAGACGTAGAAGAATACACCATGAATGATATGAATGCTGGGGTAGAAGCCTTCCGCAAGGAGTTGGAAACCCTAGGTGCTAAGAATATCGGTATCTATATCGGAACCTATTTCATGGAGGACCATAGTATTAATGTGGACAAGTTTGATGCCATCTGGATACCAACTTACGGGGACGACTCTGGCTACTACAATGCTGCTCCAAATACTGATCTCGACTACGACTTACACCAATATACATCTCGAGGTTATGTCAATGGCTTTGCCCATCATTTAGACCTCAATCTTATCACAACCCTAAAAGATCCTAATGAAGTATATCAAAAACTATTTACAACCCCATAA
- a CDS encoding DUF4430 domain-containing protein, with protein MKRILLIVTFLMTMVLAACQANPVEQAETKITVTLQITKDGKTASQEVVAEQGDSVMDVLEDYHQVEEDNGMVTAIDGVSQNPSTNTYWMYKINNQMADKGAEELKLAAGDTIEFYLETFE; from the coding sequence ATGAAACGAATACTTCTTATTGTTACATTTCTTATGACAATGGTTCTAGCTGCTTGTCAGGCAAATCCTGTAGAACAAGCTGAAACCAAGATAACAGTCACTTTGCAAATTACCAAAGACGGTAAAACAGCTAGTCAGGAAGTAGTGGCTGAGCAGGGCGATAGTGTCATGGATGTTTTAGAGGACTACCATCAAGTAGAAGAAGATAATGGCATGGTAACAGCTATTGATGGTGTTAGTCAAAATCCAAGTACTAATACCTACTGGATGTATAAAATCAATAATCAAATGGCAGACAAGGGGGCAGAAGAGCTGAAACTAGCTGCTGGCGATACGATTGAATTTTATCTTGAAACATTTGAATAA
- the ftsW gene encoding cell division peptidoglycan polymerase FtsW, with protein sequence MKIDKRQLLNYSILIPYLILSVIGLIIVYSTTSATQIINGGNPFRTVINQSLFWGVSLFAIYTIYRMKLSFLRRKAVIYSVILFEVFLLAISRLFPPINGAHGWIPLPGAGNLQPAEYLKLIIIWYLAHEFAKQQADIRTYDYQALIQGSWIPREFTDWRVVSLLLLAMVATLPDLGNATIVVLIMVIMISVSGIAYRWFLTAVLSIVAVSGFVLGTIFILGVETVEKIPLFGYIARRFAAFFDPFGNATGAGLQLTHSFYAMSNGGWLGRGLGNSIEKKGYLPEAQTDFVFSIVIEELGFVGASLILALLFFLIIRIIIVGVRARSPFNSMMALGVAGMLLIQTFVNIGGIAGIIPATGVTFPFLSQGGSSLLIISIGIAFVLNIDANEKRKLIEEEIERTIG encoded by the coding sequence ATGAAGATTGACAAACGGCAGTTATTGAACTATTCCATTCTCATTCCCTATCTAATTTTATCTGTGATAGGGTTGATAATCGTCTATTCAACAACCAGTGCCACGCAAATTATCAATGGAGGGAACCCTTTTAGAACAGTCATTAACCAGTCGCTTTTCTGGGGTGTCAGCCTCTTTGCAATTTACACGATTTACCGTATGAAATTAAGCTTTTTGAGAAGGAAGGCTGTCATTTACTCAGTTATTTTATTCGAGGTGTTTCTCTTAGCTATTTCTCGATTGTTTCCGCCTATCAATGGGGCCCACGGTTGGATTCCCTTGCCTGGAGCTGGTAATTTGCAGCCTGCCGAATACCTCAAGTTGATTATCATCTGGTATTTGGCCCACGAATTTGCCAAACAGCAGGCTGATATTCGGACCTATGACTACCAGGCTTTAATACAGGGGAGCTGGATTCCTAGAGAATTCACTGATTGGCGCGTGGTCAGCCTCCTCTTGTTAGCCATGGTAGCGACCTTGCCTGACTTGGGAAATGCTACCATTGTCGTCTTGATTATGGTGATTATGATTAGTGTCAGTGGTATTGCTTATCGGTGGTTTTTGACAGCGGTTTTGAGTATCGTTGCAGTGTCAGGCTTTGTTCTAGGAACAATCTTTATTCTTGGTGTTGAAACAGTTGAGAAAATTCCTCTGTTTGGCTATATCGCCCGTCGTTTCGCAGCCTTTTTTGACCCTTTTGGCAATGCCACGGGGGCAGGGTTGCAGTTGACCCATTCCTTCTATGCCATGAGTAATGGTGGCTGGTTGGGTCGCGGTTTGGGTAACTCCATTGAGAAAAAGGGATATCTACCAGAAGCGCAGACAGACTTTGTGTTTTCCATTGTGATTGAAGAGTTGGGATTTGTAGGTGCTAGCTTGATTTTGGCCCTGCTTTTCTTCCTCATCATTCGCATTATCATTGTAGGTGTTCGTGCCCGCAGTCCATTTAATTCCATGATGGCCTTGGGTGTGGCAGGAATGCTTCTCATTCAGACCTTTGTCAACATTGGTGGAATTGCAGGTATTATTCCTGCGACGGGAGTGACCTTCCCCTTCCTATCGCAAGGAGGGTCTAGCCTACTCATTATTTCGATTGGCATTGCCTTTGTCCTCAATATCGATGCCAATGAGAAGCGTAAATTGATTGAAGAAGAGATTGAACGGACAATCGGCTAA
- the ppc gene encoding phosphoenolpyruvate carboxylase: protein MSIQKLENYNNKKTIQEEIAILTTILEEVAAQMMPQETFKKIIELSQLSREDDYQSLIAIIGQLNNEELAVISRYFAVLPLLINISEDVDLAYEINHQNNIDQDYLGKISTTIDMVAKQENAAEILEKLNVVPVLTAHPTQVQRQSMLDLTKHIHELLRRYRDVKMGLLNKTKWEDQLRCYIEIIMQTDMIREKKLKVTNEITNVMEYYNSSFIKAVTKLQGEYKRLAAEKGIELNNPRPITMGMWIGGDRDGNPFVTAETLKLSALTQCQVIMNYYDEQLHKLYRNFSLSTSIVKVSTAVKLLAEKSEDSSVYRENEPYRRAFHYIQMKLANTRDYLVDNKPSDVRYANVTEFKEDLLAINQSLIDNKASALIKGDLTELLEAVEAFGFYLASIDMRQDSSIHEASVAELLASARIVENYSSLSEEAKCHVLLKQLETDPRILSATHVPKSEQLQKELAIFAAARELKDKLGEEIIKQHIISHSESVSDLLELAVLLKEVGLVDMDKARVQIVPLFETIEDLDNASATMRQYLQLDLAKRWIAGNKYYQEIMLGYSDSNKDGGYLSSGWTLYKAQNELTQIGQEFGVHITFFHGRGGTVGRGGGPSYDAITSQPFGSIKDRLRLTEQGEVIGNKYGNKDAAYYNLEMLVSATLDRMITQMITNPNEIDGYRETMDAIVADSYSIYRDLVFNNPHFYDYFFAASPIREVSSLNIGSRPAARKTITEIGGLRAIPWVFSWSQNRVMLPGWYGVGSSFKRFIDKDPANLAKLQKMYESWPFFRSLLSNVDMVLSKSNMNIAFEYAKMCESEEVRNIFHIILDEWQLTKDVILSIEQNDALLAELPFLKASLDYRMPYFNVLNYIQIELINRLRRGELSKEQENLIHITINGVATGLRNSG from the coding sequence ATGTCTATCCAAAAACTAGAAAACTATAACAATAAAAAAACCATTCAGGAAGAAATTGCGATTTTAACGACTATCCTTGAAGAAGTAGCGGCCCAGATGATGCCCCAGGAAACCTTCAAGAAGATTATTGAATTGTCCCAGCTTTCTCGTGAGGATGATTACCAGTCCTTGATTGCGATTATTGGTCAATTAAATAACGAAGAATTAGCAGTCATTTCTCGTTACTTCGCTGTCCTTCCTTTGCTGATTAACATTTCAGAAGATGTGGATTTGGCCTATGAAATCAACCACCAGAATAATATCGACCAAGATTATCTTGGGAAAATCTCAACGACGATTGACATGGTGGCCAAGCAGGAAAATGCGGCAGAAATTTTGGAAAAACTCAATGTTGTTCCCGTTTTGACAGCCCATCCAACCCAGGTGCAACGTCAATCTATGTTGGACTTGACCAAACATATCCATGAGTTGCTTCGTCGCTACCGTGATGTCAAAATGGGTTTGCTGAACAAAACTAAGTGGGAAGACCAACTTCGTTGCTACATTGAAATCATCATGCAAACGGATATGATTCGCGAGAAGAAGTTGAAGGTAACCAACGAAATCACCAATGTCATGGAATACTACAATTCTTCCTTTATCAAGGCTGTGACCAAGTTACAAGGTGAGTACAAGCGCTTGGCTGCAGAAAAAGGCATTGAGCTTAACAATCCTCGCCCCATTACCATGGGCATGTGGATCGGTGGTGACCGAGATGGCAATCCATTTGTAACGGCAGAAACACTGAAATTGTCAGCCTTGACCCAGTGTCAAGTCATCATGAACTACTACGATGAGCAACTCCATAAACTTTACCGTAATTTCTCTCTCTCAACTTCCATCGTGAAGGTTTCGACAGCTGTCAAACTATTGGCTGAAAAATCAGAGGATAGTTCAGTCTATCGGGAAAATGAACCTTACCGTCGTGCCTTCCATTATATTCAGATGAAATTGGCCAATACGCGCGATTACTTGGTGGATAATAAGCCTTCTGATGTCCGCTACGCCAATGTCACTGAATTTAAAGAAGACTTGCTTGCGATAAATCAGTCTTTGATTGATAATAAGGCAAGTGCTTTGATCAAGGGTGATTTGACAGAATTGCTGGAAGCAGTGGAGGCCTTTGGTTTCTACCTGGCAAGTATTGATATGCGTCAGGACTCTTCTATTCACGAGGCAAGTGTTGCAGAGCTCTTGGCTTCAGCCCGCATTGTCGAAAATTACTCTAGTTTGTCTGAGGAAGCAAAATGCCATGTTCTCTTGAAACAGTTAGAAACAGATCCGCGCATTCTTTCTGCCACCCATGTTCCTAAGTCGGAGCAGTTGCAAAAAGAGTTGGCTATTTTTGCAGCAGCCCGTGAATTGAAAGACAAACTTGGTGAGGAGATCATCAAACAACACATTATCTCTCATTCTGAGAGTGTGTCTGACCTCTTAGAACTCGCGGTCCTCTTGAAAGAAGTTGGCTTGGTCGATATGGACAAGGCGCGTGTGCAGATTGTTCCACTTTTTGAAACCATCGAGGACTTGGACAATGCTTCAGCAACCATGCGCCAATACCTGCAACTTGATTTGGCTAAACGTTGGATTGCGGGCAATAAATATTATCAAGAAATCATGCTAGGCTACTCGGATTCCAATAAGGATGGAGGCTATCTCTCATCTGGTTGGACACTCTACAAGGCTCAGAATGAATTGACACAAATCGGTCAAGAATTTGGTGTTCATATTACCTTCTTCCATGGTCGTGGTGGTACCGTTGGTCGTGGTGGCGGTCCATCCTATGATGCCATTACTTCACAACCATTTGGTTCCATCAAAGACCGCCTTCGTCTGACAGAGCAAGGCGAAGTAATTGGTAATAAATATGGCAACAAGGATGCTGCTTACTACAATTTGGAAATGCTGGTGTCAGCAACTCTTGACCGCATGATTACCCAAATGATTACCAATCCAAATGAGATTGATGGTTACCGTGAAACCATGGACGCCATTGTGGCGGATAGCTACTCAATCTATCGTGACTTAGTCTTTAACAATCCTCATTTCTACGATTACTTCTTTGCAGCAAGTCCAATTCGTGAGGTATCTAGTCTAAATATCGGTTCTCGTCCAGCAGCTCGTAAGACGATTACGGAAATTGGTGGACTTCGTGCCATTCCTTGGGTATTCTCATGGTCGCAAAACCGTGTCATGCTTCCTGGTTGGTACGGAGTAGGCTCCAGCTTTAAACGCTTTATTGACAAAGACCCAGCCAACTTAGCAAAATTACAGAAAATGTATGAAAGCTGGCCATTCTTCCGTTCACTCCTATCGAATGTTGACATGGTTCTGTCCAAATCCAACATGAACATTGCCTTTGAGTATGCGAAAATGTGTGAGAGCGAAGAAGTAAGAAATATCTTCCATATTATCTTAGATGAATGGCAGTTGACCAAGGATGTTATCCTGTCTATTGAGCAAAATGATGCCTTACTAGCAGAACTTCCTTTCCTCAAAGCCAGTCTAGACTACCGTATGCCATATTTCAACGTCCTCAACTATATTCAGATTGAACTGATTAACCGCCTTCGTCGTGGAGAACTCAGTAAGGAACAAGAAAACCTCATCCACATCACCATCAACGGTGTGGCGACAGGTTTACGAAATTCTGGTTAA
- a CDS encoding RNA polymerase sigma factor translates to MSIKLDEYEKEVIGIAEEISYYLQKSGATFADSQDIAQDVLVKILEAELVLPFDKLRAWLYRSAVRAYIDKYRRDKHYHEILQREFFASEKVLVYDQDGYEELYQAVADLPTKYQHVIDLYYFQDMSVKEIAHILGYSQSLVKINLYRGRKLLAKNLKEKGYEYENF, encoded by the coding sequence ATGAGCATCAAATTAGATGAATATGAAAAAGAAGTCATCGGCATTGCCGAGGAGATTTCCTACTACCTGCAAAAATCAGGCGCCACATTTGCAGATAGTCAGGATATAGCCCAAGATGTACTAGTGAAAATCTTAGAAGCAGAACTTGTCCTTCCTTTTGACAAATTACGAGCCTGGCTTTATCGTTCGGCAGTTAGAGCCTACATCGACAAATACAGGAGGGACAAGCACTATCATGAAATTCTACAAAGGGAATTTTTTGCCAGCGAAAAGGTTTTGGTTTATGACCAAGATGGTTATGAAGAACTCTATCAGGCAGTAGCAGACCTGCCAACCAAGTATCAGCATGTCATTGACCTTTATTATTTTCAGGATATGAGTGTCAAAGAGATTGCCCATATCTTAGGATATAGTCAGAGTTTGGTGAAAATCAATCTTTACCGCGGTCGAAAACTTCTAGCAAAAAACTTAAAAGAGAAAGGGTATGAATATGAAAACTTTTGA
- a CDS encoding anti sigma factor C-terminal domain-containing protein, translating into MNMKTFEIATKKSKKKHLWKTVGLSILGLLLITGATLKTLQILTANNGEKIYQEHELLSQVAYPNIEYSTYYYKATSLFAGAVHADRHKDLAGVPVAFGDYEYHYDWLGTYLNFSQDGPSYKGEIAYDRQTWSKLPLFYNTEKVDTDDFARVPSQELSLVKDMSNQLVEVAITFDKKYSFGDLQTMLPQNLKKNWYWIGTASKENTADFRIDQLFGFQGEALKVYEPDAELPTEAAAWNPLAPMKKMAEQYNHYIGEYALVTDVKTFLDKFGKTDFSKQEEIDKLEFAGIILTGRAEDFAQLEGKDWIYASSIGASTPNQPYYRLDFE; encoded by the coding sequence ATGAATATGAAAACTTTTGAAATTGCAACAAAGAAAAGTAAGAAAAAACACTTATGGAAAACGGTTGGTCTATCTATATTAGGGCTCTTGCTGATAACGGGAGCGACCTTGAAGACCTTACAGATTTTGACTGCCAATAATGGTGAAAAAATCTATCAAGAACACGAATTATTGTCACAAGTTGCCTATCCAAACATTGAATACTCAACCTACTATTATAAAGCGACCTCTCTATTTGCTGGAGCTGTCCATGCAGATCGCCACAAAGACTTGGCAGGGGTTCCAGTTGCCTTTGGTGACTATGAATACCACTATGATTGGTTGGGAACGTATTTGAATTTTTCTCAAGATGGTCCTTCTTATAAAGGAGAGATTGCCTATGATCGTCAAACCTGGTCAAAACTCCCTCTCTTCTATAATACGGAGAAAGTTGACACAGATGACTTTGCAAGGGTTCCAAGTCAAGAACTTTCTTTAGTGAAAGACATGTCCAATCAGCTAGTAGAAGTAGCCATCACTTTTGACAAAAAATATAGTTTTGGAGACTTGCAGACCATGCTTCCTCAAAATTTGAAAAAGAATTGGTACTGGATTGGAACAGCTTCTAAGGAGAACACAGCTGATTTTCGCATTGATCAGTTGTTTGGTTTTCAAGGAGAGGCTCTAAAGGTTTATGAACCAGATGCTGAATTACCAACAGAAGCAGCTGCATGGAATCCTTTAGCACCTATGAAAAAAATGGCTGAACAGTATAATCATTATATAGGGGAATACGCACTCGTCACAGATGTCAAAACTTTCTTGGACAAATTTGGTAAAACGGACTTCTCTAAACAAGAAGAGATTGATAAGCTAGAATTTGCAGGCATTATCCTAACAGGCAGAGCAGAAGACTTTGCACAGTTGGAGGGTAAGGACTGGATTTATGCGTCTAGTATTGGTGCTTCAACTCCAAATCAACCCTACTATCGATTAGATTTCGAATAG
- a CDS encoding SH3 domain-containing protein, with translation MRRTRFGQEKQNFSIRKYSLGAASVLIGTSLVFGLQDVKADEQVGTVASSNLPLVQVEEKSLADKPKSEPVQLTDETQKVASQIEGQVSAVETNQTSPNLTSKSQVSSETTSQEKPSSTTSQESPVQLPPVVETAQATPIATATPAAPLSLQGQYVYEKEIAVRNQPSQSAPVAFYAQVGDKVNYDKVVQAENHQWISYVSYNGTRRYVDLGQLTGSTAVNKVTEKPVEAPKVSQPTGHLTIQNQTATSFEVEVSNVTDSKGIKAIKVPVWAEQNDQNDIIWYDAVKQSNGNYKVAVSLSDHKNEQGVYHAHLYYVENDGQLVGVAITQTKVTISGASQTTQVEKIADQGTYHFTKQTAVKNEAKESAATQFTFEKGEKVNYDKKIESEGHQWISYLSYSGVRRYIDLGKISNSTSTSASQPVAPQANTPTGQLTIQNQTETGFDIEVSNVSDSHGVKAVRVPVWSEQGGQNDLVWYDAVRQSNGTYKVSVSLAQHKNEQGVYHAHLYYVENDGKMVGVATTQTKVSVASPSQVKRVEKLADQGTYHFIKQAAVKNEAKGGAITQFTFEKGEKVNYDKKIESDGHQWISYLSYSGIRRYVDLGKIETASVPLVTTQSPSPANIVEKQEGEKDTLSQSGSYTFTKTVPVKNKAENQSPTQFEFTTGDKINYDKIIESDGSRWLSYVSYSGTRRYVKISN, from the coding sequence ATGCGTCGCACAAGATTTGGTCAAGAAAAACAAAATTTTTCTATTCGTAAGTATTCTCTAGGTGCTGCTTCAGTACTGATTGGAACCAGTTTGGTCTTTGGGCTACAGGATGTAAAGGCTGATGAGCAAGTAGGGACAGTTGCATCAAGTAACCTACCGCTGGTACAAGTGGAAGAGAAAAGCTTGGCTGATAAGCCAAAGTCTGAACCTGTTCAGCTTACAGATGAGACACAGAAGGTTGCTAGCCAGATAGAGGGACAAGTATCTGCTGTGGAGACAAATCAGACTAGCCCGAATCTGACTTCGAAAAGTCAAGTTTCTTCAGAAACTACAAGTCAAGAAAAGCCTAGCAGTACTACCAGTCAGGAATCTCCTGTTCAGCTACCACCTGTAGTGGAGACTGCACAAGCTACACCAATAGCCACGGCTACACCTGCCGCTCCATTATCACTTCAAGGTCAATACGTTTATGAAAAAGAAATAGCAGTCAGAAATCAACCAAGTCAATCTGCTCCAGTAGCCTTTTATGCACAGGTAGGCGACAAGGTCAACTACGACAAGGTTGTTCAAGCAGAGAACCATCAATGGATTTCCTATGTAAGTTATAATGGTACTCGTCGTTATGTGGATTTAGGTCAACTAACCGGCTCAACAGCTGTTAATAAAGTCACAGAAAAACCAGTTGAGGCACCAAAAGTATCTCAACCAACCGGTCACTTAACCATTCAGAATCAAACTGCTACAAGTTTTGAAGTGGAAGTATCCAATGTTACCGATAGTAAGGGCATCAAAGCTATCAAAGTACCAGTCTGGGCAGAACAAAATGATCAAAACGATATTATCTGGTATGATGCCGTCAAACAGTCCAACGGGAACTACAAGGTAGCAGTATCCTTGTCAGACCACAAAAATGAACAAGGAGTTTACCATGCCCACCTCTATTATGTAGAAAATGATGGACAACTGGTAGGTGTAGCTATTACACAGACCAAGGTAACGATATCAGGGGCTAGCCAAACAACACAGGTAGAAAAAATTGCCGATCAAGGCACCTATCACTTTACCAAACAGACTGCAGTAAAAAATGAAGCAAAAGAAAGTGCAGCAACCCAATTTACCTTTGAAAAAGGAGAAAAAGTAAATTACGATAAAAAAATTGAATCAGAAGGTCATCAGTGGATTTCTTATTTGTCTTATAGTGGTGTTCGGCGTTACATTGATTTAGGAAAGATTTCAAATTCGACATCAACTAGTGCCAGTCAACCTGTAGCCCCCCAGGCGAACACCCCGACAGGACAATTGACTATCCAAAATCAGACCGAAACAGGTTTTGATATCGAGGTATCCAATGTATCAGATAGTCATGGAGTCAAAGCAGTGAGAGTGCCAGTCTGGTCAGAGCAGGGAGGACAAAATGACCTTGTATGGTACGATGCAGTTAGACAATCCAACGGTACCTATAAAGTTTCCGTTTCCCTGGCGCAACACAAGAATGAACAAGGAGTTTACCATGCCCACCTCTACTATGTGGAAAATGATGGAAAAATGGTCGGTGTAGCCACAACTCAAACCAAAGTATCAGTTGCGAGTCCTTCCCAAGTGAAACGGGTAGAGAAATTAGCAGACCAAGGAACCTATCATTTTATCAAACAGGCTGCTGTAAAAAATGAAGCTAAGGGAGGTGCAATAACACAGTTCACCTTTGAAAAAGGAGAGAAAGTCAATTACGATAAAAAAATAGAATCAGATGGTCACCAGTGGATTTCTTATCTATCTTATAGTGGTATTAGACGTTATGTTGATTTAGGAAAAATAGAAACAGCCTCTGTTCCTCTAGTAACTACTCAATCTCCTTCTCCAGCAAATATAGTAGAGAAACAGGAGGGGGAAAAAGATACTCTTTCTCAGAGTGGCAGTTACACCTTTACTAAAACTGTTCCGGTAAAAAATAAGGCAGAGAATCAGTCTCCAACTCAATTTGAATTCACGACAGGAGATAAGATCAACTACGATAAAATTATTGAGTCAGATGGCTCACGTTGGCTGTCCTATGTATCTTACAGTGGTACCCGTCGGTATGTGAAAATTAGCAATTAA
- the tuf gene encoding elongation factor Tu, with the protein MAKEKYDRSKPHVNIGTIGHVDHGKTTLTAAITTVLARRLPSSVNQPKDYASIDAAPEERERGITINTAHVEYETEKRHYAHIDAPGHADYVKNMITGAAQMDGAILVVASTDGPMPQTREHILLSRQVGVKHLIVFMNKVDLVDDEELLELVEMEIRDLLSEYDFPGDDLPVIQGSALKALEGDAKYEDIVMELMNTVDEYIPEPERDTDKPLLLPVEDVFSITGRGTVASGRIDRGTVRVNDEIEIVGLQEEKSKAVVTGVEMFRKQLDEGLAGDNVGVLLRGVQRDEIERGQVISKPGSINPHTKFKGEVYILTKEEGGRHTPFFDNYRPQFYFRTTDVTGSIKLPEGTEMVMPGDNVTIDVELIHPIAVEQGTTFSIREGGRTVGSGMVTEIEA; encoded by the coding sequence ATGGCAAAAGAAAAATACGATCGTAGTAAACCACACGTTAACATTGGTACAATTGGACACGTTGACCACGGTAAAACTACTTTGACTGCAGCTATCACAACTGTATTGGCACGTCGCTTGCCTTCATCAGTTAACCAACCTAAAGACTATGCGTCTATCGATGCTGCTCCAGAAGAGCGCGAGCGCGGTATCACAATCAACACTGCACACGTTGAGTACGAAACTGAAAAACGTCACTACGCTCACATCGACGCTCCAGGACACGCGGACTACGTTAAAAACATGATCACTGGTGCCGCTCAGATGGACGGTGCGATCCTTGTAGTAGCTTCTACTGACGGTCCAATGCCACAAACTCGTGAGCACATCCTTCTTTCACGTCAGGTTGGTGTTAAACACCTTATCGTCTTCATGAACAAAGTTGACTTGGTAGACGACGAAGAATTGCTTGAGTTGGTTGAAATGGAAATCCGTGACCTTCTTTCAGAATACGATTTCCCAGGTGACGATCTTCCAGTTATCCAAGGTTCAGCTCTTAAAGCCCTTGAAGGTGACGCTAAATACGAAGACATCGTTATGGAATTGATGAACACTGTTGATGAGTACATTCCAGAACCAGAACGCGACACTGACAAACCATTGTTGCTTCCAGTCGAGGACGTATTCTCAATCACTGGTCGTGGTACTGTAGCTTCAGGACGTATCGACCGTGGTACAGTTCGTGTCAACGACGAAATCGAAATCGTTGGTCTTCAAGAAGAAAAATCTAAAGCAGTTGTTACTGGTGTTGAAATGTTCCGTAAACAACTTGACGAAGGTCTTGCCGGCGATAACGTTGGTGTGCTTCTTCGTGGTGTTCAACGTGATGAAATCGAACGTGGTCAAGTTATCTCTAAACCAGGTTCTATCAACCCACACACTAAATTCAAAGGTGAAGTTTACATCCTTACTAAAGAAGAAGGTGGACGTCACACTCCATTCTTCGACAACTACCGTCCACAGTTCTACTTCCGTACAACTGACGTAACTGGTTCAATCAAATTGCCAGAAGGTACTGAAATGGTAATGCCTGGTGATAACGTTACTATCGACGTTGAATTGATCCACCCAATCGCCGTTGAACAAGGTACTACATTCTCTATCCGTGAAGGTGGACGTACTGTTGGTTCAGGTATGGTTACAGAAATCGAAGCTTAA